The DNA sequence ACTCGCCCAGGCACTTATAAGGTGGAGTGCGCTTTGACCTTGATTGCGGTCATAAGAACCCCTAATTGTCTTTCCATCTATGGGGATAATTTCTCCTCCCATGTTTGTGATTAGGGTTTCTACCCATCTCAAGAAACATCGATTTAATGCTTCTGGGTCGATCAACTCAAACACTCGTCGAAATGTATCATCTGAGGGAATACCATTTGGTAATGCCAGAAACTCTTCTAACCATGTTTGCTTGCTGATGCCATAATTCTCGATGTCTTCCCACCCTTGTGCTCCAGCTATGATTGCTAAAATTGCGATGACTAAGATATCTGTGAATTGATGTTTCTTCGTCCGCTCTACTTGTGATTTGAACCATATTTTGGTTCTTGGCAACTTTTGGTGATCTCGGTTGGGGGAAGGCAGAGGGCAGAAGGCAGGAGGCAGAAGTCGGAAGGGTAGAAGTAATAAATTCAAGCTTTGAGTTTGTTTAAGCTAGCAACTAATATACTTTGCATTTCCTCGACCTCATTCAATAGGGGAGTGAAAAGGTTTTTGTCAGCTAAATCTACAACTTTTGCAATGATTAATTGGGTATCAAGTTCTCTCAAAGAGCCTAATGCAATATGTAAAAACTGTATGTATTCAGGTTTTGAGCGCCTTCCATAGCCTTCTGCTATATTAGATGCTACAGATACAGAAGAACGTCGAATTTGGCTGGTTAAACCATACAATTCGGACTGAGGAAATAGGCGGGTAAATTTATAACAATTGATAGCAAGTTTAACCGCCCTTTGCCAGATAAACTGATTTCTATAACTCATATTATCAAGTGTAAATTGTCAAAATTTTCTCCTCAAATAGCCAACAAAAATCGTCGTTCCAGTAAGTCTATCTTGGCCCGACCATACATCTGCCGCTTTAACATTTTCAGTCGATTAATATGCCCTTCAACGGGGCCATTGCTGACTGACATAGTTACACCTGCTTTGACAGCATTGTAGTCAGACTCTAAACTAACAGCAAAAGAGCGCAACAAAGAAACCGAGCTGTTTTTAGCTTTGTTTAACCAAGCATCAAGCTGCTCAGGCTGGCGTTGACGCACAAGAGATGCAAACTGTTGAGCTAGTTCAATAGCTGACTTCAAATCCGAATGGGCTGTTTGTAGTTGAGCGATTACTTCACGCTCATTAGGCTGTGTTAATTCTGGTCGTCGCAAGACTAAAGCTGTGACGCGACTGGGGGTGAGAGGACGATGGGAAGAAGAGCTTACCTTGGGGGAAGTGTTTTTTCTTGAACCTTGTCGCGGTTTAAATCCGGGCAAGGTCTTGAGATAACGAGTGAAGCGAAAGACCGTGGCATAACTACCGATATAGCCGCAGGCGCGAATTTCCTCAAACAGTTTTTGGGTGCTGTGGTTACCGTTATTCCAGCGACTGAGGAGGTAATCATGATAAGGGTTGAGAAGGCTCAGACCTTGGTCGCTACGTTCACGACGTTCGGTAAAAGTTGAGCTACGCAAGTAATTATATACGGTATTTTTAGCAACTCCCAGGGATTGAGCGATTGCTTGCACTGATAAGCCAATAGACCGTAAGCTCCAAACTTGCTCATGGATGTCCCTCCGTCTGGCCTTTGCCTTGGCGGATTGGACTTTTCTTTTTAAAGATGTGTTTTGGGGAAACCTTGGCACAACTGGGCAAGGATTAGCCTCAGCAATCATAGAAAGGTTATCGGGGAAAGGCAGAGGGCAGACGGCAGACGGCAGAAGGTTGGCTTGAAGGTTTTCCCGTGCAGTCAATCCGTCTGTATTTTCTGCCAAAAAGGGTTTAATATCCCCACATTCGTTTTGAATTTCAGTGGTCTGCAATTGCGTGGGGTCGGAATCCCCATCCAATTCCCTTCTGCCCTCTGCCTTCCATACGGGACGCTGCACGAACGTACTTCTGCCTTCTTCAAGTGCTGTTTCCATCTCTTCTAGCACTTTAGTATCAGTATTAAAGACTTGTTTTTCCACTTCTTTTAGTGTTTTGGCGTGATTACCAAAGACTTGATAAAGCGTTTGAGATAAGTTCTGCAATAAGTGAAAACGGTCTGCAACTTGAATAGCTTCTGGTGCGCCTTGACGAATACCACTTTCATAAGTTTTTGACCGATCTCGTGAGACGACTTTGACACCAGGGTGCGCTTTTAACCATTCTGCCAAGGTTTCAGCCTTTGCATCTTTTAGTAGAGCAATTGGTCGGCTGCGTTCGAGGTCAATTAGTGCTGTCCCGTAAGTTTTACACTTGCGAAAGCAGAAGTCGTCTACCCCAAGAGTATGTGGCGTTACGATTGGTGGCAGTGGGATTGAGCGGACTAAATTTAATAGTGTGTTGCGAGAAACTTTTATCCCCCATTGCTGTAAGAGTCTTTCCCCTGCTGCACCACCATTAGCTAAACCAATCACACTCAGTCGTTGAGCTAAACGTAGAGTTCTTCTAGCCCAAGGCGTGGTTACATTGGTCAGCCTTTCTGTAAAAATGCGCCGTTTACACAATCTATTGATGCAAAAAAACTTCCTTACCCGTAACTGTAAGGTAATGCTGTAATCAGCCCAGGGTAAGTCTGCTAATAAGCGTTCATAGCGACTATGAATTTTGTGAGTTGGTTGGTTACAAACTGGACAGTTAACTAGTCTACTGATTGCGGAAACAATCAAATTTATCTGAGTTTTTATTTCGTCAACAAGCCAACTCTCAAGTTTTAGGTTTGTTGAATCTGGTAAGAGGTGAGCTAGCACCGACATAGGGCTTGCTGAGGCTTATCCCTCAAATGTTTGATGGAGTGAAGTTTGAAGTATTTTAATTATATCTTTTTTCCTTCCGACTTCTGCCTTCTGCCCTCTGCCCTCTGCCTTAAAGCGCGTAACCTTTCATGATCACCAAAAGTTGCCAAGAACCCATATTTTGACCAAACGGACACGATACGCTTCACTCCGCACTAGAACAACATATACTTCAAAGTTATAAATGGAGTCCAAAAACGTCAAAACTTAATTCCAGGGCGCAACGTGGGTTTTATAGTTCATTTGTACGTGTTCTTGAGCGAGAGCTTTTAAAACCAAGTATCGAGCGATCGCTTAATCACTGAATTTTCGACTAAACATATTTTTGAACCATATCGTGGACATTTTGAATCATATTTTGACCGAAAGTTTAAAATTTTCGACTAAATTAGTGTGTCTTGCTCGGCATTTTTTACCAAGTCTGAAAATAAAACTTTTAGTCGTATTATGGTTCACATTTAAAACACGCGGACATAATTTGATTCATAAAGTTAAGTTGTTGATTGGCTCAAAAGCTTGAAATTACGTTAACTTTTGGTCACGTTATGGTTCAAAATTTGGTCATGCAGGGGGTAAAATCACACTACTCTCTTGTCTTTGATATCCGAGAAATGCTCAACTAGACTTTGTTGAATACTGCCAATGTCTGCTATTTTTCTTGATTTTGGCTGACAACGAGTATTTTTGACACTATCAGCAGATTTAGTTTCAAAGCCCTCTGACATCAATTTGGCTCCAGGAGATTTTCAATCGAGTAATTGAATTCATCTCATTGATCTTGCTCGGTCGTCAAGTCTATTTTTTACACATTCATTAATACTATCTTCTAGAACTTGTCAAGTTTTCTTTATACCAAATTAGATGCGCTTACCCTGGGTGTTGGGACAATTTTCAGATATTCATTAAGAGCAGATATGTACGTATCACCAAAATTCTGGAGAGCAACAGCCGGACGGATAATATTCAACAATTGAATAGCTCGTCTAATGTCTACAACACTGCGGCTAGCATCAATCTCTGGCTGACTTTCACGGTAGCCCTTGCCTTTTTTTTCTGCTACGAGATTATGAAATTTAGTAATGGCTCTCTGATGATTGCCTAATGTGTGAACTTTGGTTTGCGCTTGATAACCAACTCGCCCCCACTGGACTGTCAAATTCCCATCTTCGACAATGGCCGCCCAGAATTTATTGCTGTTTCGGATAGCATCAACAAAGACTAAATAGATTTCCATGTTTTTAATCCAGTCAACTCGCTAACTTCTGGGCATTGCCCCATCTAATTTGATGTTGTAGTGCTTCAAGTAGGGTTTCAGCTTCCAGAGTTGTTAGCCCATTTAAAACAGAGCAGACATCCTCAAACAAGTTTTTATACAATGGATATGAAACTAATAAGCCCAGATTAGACAAGGCATCCTCAAGTGCCTCAGCAACAGTATGCTTAGTAGAACTGTCTTTTTCTAACGTAAAAATGTAAGTTGCTAATGCCATTCGGAGCATAAGCTTAGTTTCTCTGTCCAACTTCTCTAAATACACACCATATTTATCAACCAGTTGGTCAATAGTTGGAGTCTGCCCATAATAAGTAACTAAGTCTGTTGTCATGTTTCTTCACCTTATTAACTATGTTAATTGGTTGCTCTCAATTACTAAAAGAAAGAGTGATTGCCCCCATAGAATCAGGAGACAATCGCTTTCTCATCAGTTCATATTCCGAAACTTAGCAGCACGCAAAGACTGAGTTTTTGCTGCAACCACAGGACTACTAGCCCGTCGTGCGGTGGATGCCCAACTCTGCATACGCTCGACTGCCGCAGCGTCCTGAATCGCAAGCGGGGTAATGGTTTGACGACAGGTTTCGAGGTCAGCAAGTGTTACCTGCTGCGGTCGCCCTTCATCGAATGCTAGCAGTGCAGCTTCCGAAGCAAGGGTTTCCAGTTCTGCACCGGAGAATTTCGCAGTATTAGCTGCGATCGCTTCGAGATATTCGGATTCCAGGTGAATGCCAAAACGTTGTAGATGAATCCCCAGAATCTGTACACGCTCAGGTTCGGTGGGCAAGTCAACAAAGAAATTTTCATCGAAGCGGCCTTTCCGTTTTAGCTCACTTGGCAGTGCAGAGGGGTCATTGCAAGTTGCCACGACAAACACACCACATTGTGATTCGGACATGAATGTAAGGATATTGCCCAAAATCCGCTGTGAGACTCCACTAGTGTCACCAGTACCCGAAAGTGCTTTTTCTATCTCGTCCACCCATAAGACACAGGGTGCGATCGCTTCAGCTGTTTTCAAAGCCCGTCTGACATTGCCCTCAGACTCACCTACCAGACTGCCCAAGAGGGATGCAATGTCTAGTTGGAGTAGTGGTAAATTGAGAATGTTAGCAATATTCTTGGCTAATAAAGTTTTCCCTGTACCGGGTGGGCCAGCCAGCAACACACCTTTAGGTTGAGGTAGGTGTAGCTCACGCGCCTCTTGTGTGAATAGCCGCCGCCGCCGATTGAGCCACTCACGCAACAAATCCAATCCTCCAAAAGAGATGCTAGCAGGCTTGCCCAATTCAATACCCATTTGAGACAACAGCCGAGTTTTATACTCAACTGCTTGGGGTATGAAATTACTATCAATTAAAATCCCATCTGATGTTAGGTTGTGTTTGACAGTTAACCGCAGGAAGTCGCTAATCTCCTCCAGTGTTAATCCCAGAGCAGCACGAGAAAGAGATTCAATTTCACTTTTATTAAGGGAAATAGTGAAAGTCAATTCCTGTTCAATAGCTGACTGTTGTAGGTCATGCAAATAAGAATTGATATGAAGTAGTATTTGCTCAACTCCCGGTAGAGGAATTTCACAATAAGGGATTAAGCGTACAAGTGACTCGTGTAATTGAATGTTTTGACCCAGCAGCACAATGCGTTTATCAGTCGGTTTGAGACGATGGTAGAGATTTTTTACCTTGCTAACAACCTCCCAAGAGAATGTTGGCGAATTTTTACCAATAAACGAGTGAATGTCACCTAAGATAAAGACTCCATCACTACTAAAATTCGCAATGTAGTCGAATACGAATAGTAGTGGATCAGCCTGTGGTGGTTTCTTATACTCTGGCGCTGGTTTAAACACCAATCCCCCATCTGCTGCGATTAAACATTGCTCTAAGGTTGATACCCCCAGATTCCAGAAGAAAACTGGACTTGAGAGCTTGCTGGCTTACGGGGGGACAAAAAGGGCTAGGATGCAGATAAAATAAGCTTCATAGCTCTTTCGCCTTGTTGATAATACTTACGCTTATTAGGAGCTAGTGTCATTAACTCGGACACCAATTCATAAGAATTTTCCATGAAATTGACCCAGTTAGACCCATATAATCCAATATAAAAACTGCTATGACGGCGAATTGTCCTTAAAGATTCTTTAATTCGTCCAACATATTTTTGAACACCCATGCGTTTAATTTTTTGACCAGATATAGTTGCACTTGTATAGGCGAGCGAGATTAATAATATTAGGGAAATTAGCCTTTGACCTGATACATTAGTATCTTCCAAGTTATAACCACCGCTTTTAAAATCTCTAAACATCTCTTCAATATCAAAACGCTGTTTATAAGCAATAATCGCCGAATCTAAATCATCTAAATTAGTTAAGATAAACCAAGCCTCTTCCGGCGCAACTCCAAAGCGTTTACGTTTCCATTTACCTGCAAGATTAAAGGTAATAAATCCTGTAGATTTTGTATATTTAATACCTTGATAAAAGAAAGAAAGTCCAGGTGCTAAACCTAAATCTCTTAATTGCAGCCAAATTTCCGGTTCTATTTCTATAAATGCATCCTTTTTTAAGCGTAAACAGAAATATACTTTCTGCTCTGTCAACCAGTTAGCCAGCTTTATTGAACAAAATTCTCGGTCTCCTAACACTACAGTTTTATAATTCTTGAAAATCGGTAATGCTTTTTTGAATACTGCTTCTTGCTCATCAAAATTACTCGAACCTAACTTGCCTAACAACTCAAAATATATTGGGATAGACCTCTTATCCCAAACTACGCTGATCATTAATAAATTAATACATCCCCAATTAGTCCTGTCTATTACTAAATAAACAACTTGATTTAAAGGAAAATATATTTCTAGCCAACTTTTAATAATTGGGAACCATATCTCTTCAACATTTATATAATTTAAAGATAAGAATCGTTGGATTTTCTTTCTTCTACTTTCAAATAATATGGGGATAGGTAAACCAGTAGCCAATGCTTCAAGGCTTACAGTTTTTATTGATTGTAATAAATTAATTAGAATTTTTAGTAATAAATATTCTGCACGTCCCAATTCTCGCTTGAGGTTTGTCTCGTAGAATTCTGGTAACATTATCATTAAATAGAGCTTGTTGCGAATGAAGGCTCTTTTTGTTTTACCACAAATTGCTACACTCGTTGCCCTATATCTATTTCAGGATATTTTGTCTCCCCTCAAGGCTTGCTGGATGCCTCTGTAGTTAGCCATTGAATAATCGTCGCTTCATCAGGAGACAGGACATCAACAGCAGCAATAGGGATTTGTGAATCGAGTGTGGAGAGCAGATTTGAAAGTTTCATTGTTTTTCAATTTGATAAGGAACTGGAGATAATTCGTCGTGTGTGTTTACGACTTTTACGATCACCTCATAGGCTTCGGCATCGCCGTCAAAAACTTCTGCTGTACCGTTGTTCTCTTGGTAGGCAATTGCGGTAACTATGGCATTCAGCAGCACACACAATCCTTCAGTATTTGCTTTGATGATCACGGGTTGGCGTGGTTTTTGCTGGGCGTAAACGTGGATGAAAGGATACTCTTTAGGTAGGTACATAAAATTTCTTGGGGGAACCCAATCGTCAAAACAATTCGCAATTATGAATTCGCAATTCGCATTTTCAATTGCGAATTGCGAATTGCGAATTGCGAATTGTTAGGTCGCGGTTCCCCTTTTCCCTGATTTACTGCCGTAAGCGAATAGAGTGGGTTGAAGTTGTCCGAAGTTGTTGGGTTTGGGCTTCGTCCTTGAAAATGCGATCGCTCTCGCTGACAACTCCAAGTGCTTCTTCAAATGGTTGCGTAGCCGATAAACAACTCAACCCTTCCATTGGTGTCAAGTTAAGAAAGATAGATGGCTGTCAAGAGTGGGCAAATCAATGGTAAAAGTCCATTAACACCCCTGTGTTGAAAAAGCCATGAGTAAACCACGGAAAAAGCAAGGGAATCCAGATTTTCGCCATCGAGTCAGCGTACCTGCCCCAGCCAGCCAAGAGATAGAATCACGACTGTTTGAACTAGTCAGCCCAGGTACATTTGCTAACCTCAAAGGGGTAAAAGACAAAGAACGGAGCTTGCGTTCACGAGTACTGACCTTGCCAGTAATGGCAGCAATAGTATTGAGTATAGTGTATCGACAAATACAGCATCTCACAGATGTATTGCGATCGCTAGAAATAGAGGGATTAATGTGGGTGAAAGCAACAAAAGTGAGTAAGCAAGCGTTGTCACAAAGACTCAATAGTTTGCCGGCTACACTATTTGCGAAATTATTCGAGCAAGTGATAGAGCGTCTGGCAGTGAAAAGGAGCGTAAGAGAATTAGCCCCAGCTTGGTCATCAGTAGCACAAAGATTTACCGCTATCTGGATTGCAGATGCCTCAACACTCGAAGCAATGAAAAAACACTTCGGACAACTGCAAGAAAAAACAGGTACGGTGTTGGCAGGAAAAATACTGATGGTTGTAGAAGCTTTCACTCACACTCCGGTAGCAATTTGGTATGATGCTGATGCCAAAATGAATGAGACTCGTTGGTGGCAAGCACTGTTAGAACGTTTACCTGATGGTGGCTTACTGATAGTAGACATGGGATTTTATGGCTTTGAGTGGTTTGATTCTCTTACCGCAACTGGTAAGTATGTACTCACACGCCAGAAGAATTTGGTGACATATCGGGTAACACGTGTACTTTCTCAAGGCTCTCACTACAAAGATGAAATTATTCACATGGGATTGAATCACACTCACCCTTGCCACCATCCCATGCGCTTAGTATCAGTATTGTGGGGTAAGACTTGGTATCATTACTTAACTAATGTTCTTGACCCACAACAACTTTCGGCACAAGAAGTTTGTGATTTATACCGACGACGTTGGCGGATTGAGGACGCATTTTTATTGACTAAGCGATTGTTGGGCTTGTCCTATCTGTGGGTTGGTGGTACTAACGGTGTACAAATGCAAATATACGCTACTTGGATTTTCTACGCTGTTCTAAATGACTTGTGTGCTGATGTAGCGATCGCTCTACGACAACCCATTGAACGTATTTCCGTAGAAATGGTGTTTCGCAGTTTATATTTTTTCCATCGCGCACGATCGCACAATTCACAACTACAACTGATTCCTTGGCTAGTTGAGCATCAACGTTCTATGGGTCTTGTGAAAGCTGTTCGTCAGCGACACCGACGCAACGCCGCCAGGTCGCTTGACATTTGGGCTTCTGCCTTAACTTGACACCAATGCAACCCTTCAAATCCCTCAGCCTCTACACGAACTTCACCTGTAGCGCTGTCAAAATGAATCAAAACTGAACGTTCCATGTTTATCTCCTTACATATTGTTGAACTTCCTGATGTCCGGCAAAAGTCAGCCGTAGGGTTTGCACAGTCCCTTTGGTTTCTTCAGCGATCGCACATTCACCAAATTTTTCTTGTAACTCGGCAGCTTTGATACGAACCAAATGCTTACCATAAGCCAGCATTAGTTTATTACTGAAAAAGTCTTTGCCCAACTTCGGAACTGTTTCGTAACTGTCGTATATTATTTCGTACACGCCGCTTAACTGATTCCGCTTAAATCCGATGTCTGCACGGGCTTTTATGGTGCGACCAGATACGATGATTTCAGCACTTTGTCCTTGAGAACCACCGTAGTATCCTTTTAGTGGCTGCGCTTCTTCATGAACTTGCGGTGATAGGTTTAGATCCGTGAGTGCAAAAATAAGACATTCACGGTTAGCAAGTTTAGTTCTAACTGTTGAGAAATGTGACATGAGAATCTTGTTCCTATAGCGGTAGAAGTGCGGTATTCTTTGTGAGGTGTATATCCATTTTTCGTTTAAGGTACTTAGTCTTGGGCGAATGCACCCGCCCAAGACTGTTTTTTACCGGAACTTAAACGACATCACGGTAGCTTTCGATAAGCCCACGTCGTCAGTCGCAAGTGATTGTAGATTGCGTTGTTCATCTAACAACTTGATCCGAATTTCTTCCATTTTTTGCTGTAATTGACTGCGCGTATCAGAACCAAGATTCTTAGACTCAATCGCTGGATCGTTAACGATAGAATCTAAGTGCGCCATCATCGCCTCCAAGCTACTGCCTGCCTCCGGTGATGCGTTTGCCAGTAGCACTTGAACCTTCATCAGATGACGCTCCATCTTCTTTTTAAACTGTATGGGTTTCCTCCCTGGTTCCCAATCAGCCAACTCTTCAAGCAACTGCGCGGCGAGTTGTTCACCACCAGCGATCGCAGATTCCCGTAGCCTTTGCTCCAGATTTTGGTCATACTGCTGAATGAACTTGGTAATCTGGTCTAGACATTTGGCTTGTTGCTGATTGAGTTGTTCGGACAATGCCGGGATAATCACCGGGCGACCAATAACGACCTGCAAATAGTCTTCGAGGTCAGTCAGAGTCGGAAATGCTCTTAACAAATTAGCTTTTACAGATTCTTGCTTATCGTGGGGTAATTCCCAAGTGTTAAGTGACAGGAACTGGTCAATTCGCTCTTGATAATCAAGAAGTCCCGCTTCGTAATCAGCTTTTAATTGATTGCGTAAACCAGGGGCGATATTATCCCTAATATTGATTAACTGATTCCATACCAAGGGAGCTAAATCAATCGGACAAACCCAATCACCAGTATCAGCAGACATCCACTCTTGAACTGAAGCAATCTCTTGCCTCAATTGGGCAGCAGCCTCATCAAGCTTTTTAAATACCTTAATACCTCGCAAACCGACTTCGGAATTAGTAACTTTCACAAGGTCTGATTCGATTTCAGAAACTTCAGCTTTTAGCACATCCGCCCATTTAGGAGCAGCAGACTTTGTACTTTTCTTTAACTGGATACGAAATCTGATGCGGGTTTTATTTAACTGTGAGAAATTGTGGCGCTCGACTACTGCATCAGTTAGGAAATTCGCTGCGATAGGGTTGTCGATTGCTTGTACCATGATTATTTACCTCAATCATTATTTTCACTCTCAATTAAGCGAAGCTTTCTTTGTGGCTATTTCTCAACTTGTGAAGGTCTGTATTAGCTCTATAGATTACTTTTTTAGAGCTATTTAGGCGAATATGTCTTTTAATGACTGGTGGTTTATGTATTGACATAACTCAAAATAGTTGAAGTTGCTGTGAATTATCCTGTGCCACAGGCTTGTTATAAACCATGCCTTCGACTTCATAACAACGGGTCATAAGTTTGTTTCGATTGAGTCGAAAGCTGGCTTTTTTTCTTTGATTTGGCAGAGGTACAAATAGATACTGTGGATGTTGTATACTACCCTCATCACCCAAATATCGGGAAAGCGTACCGTTTATTTGGTAAACTTTCGATGAGCTTAATAGCGTTGTGTCGTAAACTTTAATCAAATTTAATTCCATCTTATTAGCAGTGAAGTGTGCCATAATTTATCGTGGAATCGATTTTCTCTACAGTCAGGCTAATTAAATCTGACTGTAGAGTTTTTCACGCATAATTCGTTGCCTTTGCGTTAATTATTGATTGAGAGTGGCGGAAGATTACAAATAGAAATGCTCAAAGATTTGATTGAGTTTTTCCTTTAATTCATCAGGCAGAGCCTTGAAATCAAACTCTTCAGAGTCCCAAACTTCATCAATACTGGTAGACTCATCGATAATATTTGCAATCAAACAACATTCATCGTCATAATTCCAACCATTTGCTAGAAGCCACGGCAGAACTCCCTCAGATTGCAATAATTTTTCAATGTCGAACGAGTCAGAAAACTGCTGTAAGTTTTCGATACTGGGGTGAACGATTGTAATAGTCATCTGTGATTAGTTGTGAATAGTTGAACAGCACGTATTAGCTGTAGACAAAGCTTGAGTAACTTATAACTACAGTCTCTCAAGCCCTGTTTACAACAAGTTAAAGCACCATTTCATTCGCAGCTTTTGTTACAGCTAAAGCCTGTTTACTGACCTCTCGCCACTCTGTTTGCTCGTTGTAGGATGCCATCACTAATTCCGACTCTACCCATACGCGACAGAACAACACATTTTCATCTGTCGTCCCTGGAGTAGGCTGTAGTGTGATTGGAGAATACAATTGTTCTGGGGTCAAAGTTGCGATCGCAGCTAATACAGATTTAGCAAAGTGAGTATCATGACCACTTTCTAATATATAGGGTCTGTCTGCTTGAATTGTAATCAGCAACTTGTAAACTTCCTTTCCTCTGCGCTCACACTTCTCAAATTTGAGTTCTTTTAGATATCCAGTTAAGGCAGTTTGAGTAATCGCACTCGCTTCACTGTTGTTTAGGGTGTACCACAGCGAACCATTGTGACGATTGCAGTAGATTTTACAATTGCCAGCTTCAGAGTGCAATCCCAGTTTTGGCTTATTGATTGCTGCAACTAACTGCTTAAGTAATTCTTCCTGGCGCATTAAGGCAGCAAGTAGTTCAGCATTTTCTTGAGGGTTCATTGTTCAATACCAATACATTTCACTTTCACATTGGCGAAGCCATTGATTACAAATGTATGAAACGTAGAGCCAATAAAACAGCGCTCTTGATTTCACAAAAGCGCTTTCTATTACTAATTATT is a window from the Nostoc sp. KVJ3 genome containing:
- a CDS encoding four helix bundle protein → MSYRNQFIWQRAVKLAINCYKFTRLFPQSELYGLTSQIRRSSVSVASNIAEGYGRRSKPEYIQFLHIALGSLRELDTQLIIAKVVDLADKNLFTPLLNEVEEMQSILVASLNKLKA
- a CDS encoding ISL3 family transposase, yielding MSVLAHLLPDSTNLKLESWLVDEIKTQINLIVSAISRLVNCPVCNQPTHKIHSRYERLLADLPWADYSITLQLRVRKFFCINRLCKRRIFTERLTNVTTPWARRTLRLAQRLSVIGLANGGAAGERLLQQWGIKVSRNTLLNLVRSIPLPPIVTPHTLGVDDFCFRKCKTYGTALIDLERSRPIALLKDAKAETLAEWLKAHPGVKVVSRDRSKTYESGIRQGAPEAIQVADRFHLLQNLSQTLYQVFGNHAKTLKEVEKQVFNTDTKVLEEMETALEEGRSTFVQRPVWKAEGRRELDGDSDPTQLQTTEIQNECGDIKPFLAENTDGLTARENLQANLLPSAVCPLPFPDNLSMIAEANPCPVVPRFPQNTSLKRKVQSAKAKARRRDIHEQVWSLRSIGLSVQAIAQSLGVAKNTVYNYLRSSTFTERRERSDQGLSLLNPYHDYLLSRWNNGNHSTQKLFEEIRACGYIGSYATVFRFTRYLKTLPGFKPRQGSRKNTSPKVSSSSHRPLTPSRVTALVLRRPELTQPNEREVIAQLQTAHSDLKSAIELAQQFASLVRQRQPEQLDAWLNKAKNSSVSLLRSFAVSLESDYNAVKAGVTMSVSNGPVEGHINRLKMLKRQMYGRAKIDLLERRFLLAI
- a CDS encoding IS4 family transposase is translated as MLPEFYETNLKRELGRAEYLLLKILINLLQSIKTVSLEALATGLPIPILFESRRKKIQRFLSLNYINVEEIWFPIIKSWLEIYFPLNQVVYLVIDRTNWGCINLLMISVVWDKRSIPIYFELLGKLGSSNFDEQEAVFKKALPIFKNYKTVVLGDREFCSIKLANWLTEQKVYFCLRLKKDAFIEIEPEIWLQLRDLGLAPGLSFFYQGIKYTKSTGFITFNLAGKWKRKRFGVAPEEAWFILTNLDDLDSAIIAYKQRFDIEEMFRDFKSGGYNLEDTNVSGQRLISLILLISLAYTSATISGQKIKRMGVQKYVGRIKESLRTIRRHSSFYIGLYGSNWVNFMENSYELVSELMTLAPNKRKYYQQGERAMKLILSAS
- a CDS encoding DUF2997 domain-containing protein, with protein sequence MEGLSCLSATQPFEEALGVVSESDRIFKDEAQTQQLRTTSTHSIRLRQ
- a CDS encoding IS4 family transposase, with amino-acid sequence MSKPRKKQGNPDFRHRVSVPAPASQEIESRLFELVSPGTFANLKGVKDKERSLRSRVLTLPVMAAIVLSIVYRQIQHLTDVLRSLEIEGLMWVKATKVSKQALSQRLNSLPATLFAKLFEQVIERLAVKRSVRELAPAWSSVAQRFTAIWIADASTLEAMKKHFGQLQEKTGTVLAGKILMVVEAFTHTPVAIWYDADAKMNETRWWQALLERLPDGGLLIVDMGFYGFEWFDSLTATGKYVLTRQKNLVTYRVTRVLSQGSHYKDEIIHMGLNHTHPCHHPMRLVSVLWGKTWYHYLTNVLDPQQLSAQEVCDLYRRRWRIEDAFLLTKRLLGLSYLWVGGTNGVQMQIYATWIFYAVLNDLCADVAIALRQPIERISVEMVFRSLYFFHRARSHNSQLQLIPWLVEHQRSMGLVKAVRQRHRRNAARSLDIWASALT
- a CDS encoding DUF1257 domain-containing protein is translated as MSHFSTVRTKLANRECLIFALTDLNLSPQVHEEAQPLKGYYGGSQGQSAEIIVSGRTIKARADIGFKRNQLSGVYEIIYDSYETVPKLGKDFFSNKLMLAYGKHLVRIKAAELQEKFGECAIAEETKGTVQTLRLTFAGHQEVQQYVRR